In a genomic window of Sutcliffiella sp. FSL R7-0096:
- a CDS encoding FAD/NAD(P)-binding protein: MLKWVIVGGGIQGITVASFLLKKKKTSNNQLRIIDPNPNPLDNWKRCTSSISMAHLRSPSVHHIDTEPFSLQSFSKKEHKYHPNTDFYGRYKRPSLEMFNDHCDHLMDELDIQQSYVASKVENIEKKDGYWRVYLQSGEVLETEKVVIAIGISDQLHLPDWAKDLKQDHPNSLYHVFDKDLPLFESMIAPFIIIGGGITATHLAIKLASLFPGEVTMLKRHPFRVHDFDSNPEWLGPKMRQPFVQIKDYEKRRKTIRTARHKGSIPSELRNRLSHLVRTEKLKLKDGTVTDYKVQSNKVELFLDNGESIIGGTILLATGFEQGLPGREWLEPVIKQENLPCAKCGYPIVNQMLEWAPNLFVSGALAELEVGPIARNISGARVAANIISSI; the protein is encoded by the coding sequence ATGCTTAAATGGGTTATTGTTGGTGGAGGAATTCAAGGAATAACAGTAGCTTCCTTTTTACTTAAAAAGAAGAAGACTTCCAATAATCAGTTGCGAATTATTGATCCAAATCCAAATCCTTTGGATAATTGGAAAAGGTGTACATCCTCCATTTCTATGGCACACTTGAGATCGCCTTCGGTCCATCACATTGATACAGAACCATTCAGCTTGCAGTCTTTTTCTAAAAAGGAACATAAGTATCATCCAAACACCGATTTTTATGGGAGATATAAAAGACCATCATTGGAAATGTTCAATGACCATTGTGATCATCTGATGGACGAATTAGATATCCAACAGTCTTATGTGGCTTCTAAAGTGGAGAATATCGAAAAGAAGGATGGGTACTGGAGGGTGTACCTGCAAAGCGGTGAGGTATTAGAAACGGAAAAGGTAGTGATAGCTATTGGAATAAGTGACCAATTACACCTTCCGGATTGGGCCAAGGACCTAAAACAGGATCATCCCAACTCTTTGTATCACGTGTTTGACAAAGACCTACCACTTTTTGAGAGTATGATAGCACCATTTATCATAATAGGTGGAGGTATTACCGCCACCCACTTAGCTATCAAACTGGCTTCCTTGTTCCCGGGTGAGGTGACTATGCTGAAACGTCATCCATTCAGAGTCCATGATTTTGACAGCAATCCAGAATGGCTCGGTCCTAAAATGCGTCAGCCTTTTGTCCAAATAAAAGACTATGAAAAAAGGCGTAAAACCATAAGAACAGCAAGGCATAAAGGCTCTATTCCCTCAGAATTAAGGAACAGACTTAGCCATTTAGTCCGAACAGAAAAATTGAAATTGAAGGACGGAACGGTAACAGATTATAAGGTTCAATCTAACAAGGTAGAGCTGTTTTTAGACAATGGAGAATCAATAATAGGTGGGACCATTCTTCTGGCAACAGGATTTGAACAAGGGCTTCCTGGCAGAGAATGGCTAGAGCCTGTCATAAAACAAGAGAATCTTCCGTGTGCAAAGTGCGGCTATCCTATTGTTAACCAGATGTTAGAATGGGCTCCAAATCTTTTTGTAAGTGGCGCTCTGGCAGAACTTGAAGTCGGTCCAATTGCACGTAATATTTCTGGCGCAAGAGTGGCTGCCAACATCATATCCTCCATTTAA
- a CDS encoding S-ribosylhomocysteine lyase yields the protein MPSVESFELDHNAVKAPYVRHCGVHKVGTDGVVNKYDIRFCQPNKQAMKPDAIHTLEHLLAFNIRTHAEKYSHFDIIDISPMGCQTGYYLVVSGEPTVDEIVDLMEDTLKDAVQIVEIPAANEKQCGQAKLHDLEGAKRLMKFWLEQDKEDLKKVFG from the coding sequence ATGCCTTCAGTAGAAAGTTTTGAACTAGATCATAATGCGGTAAAAGCTCCTTATGTTCGTCATTGTGGAGTACACAAAGTAGGAACAGACGGTGTTGTCAATAAATATGATATTCGTTTTTGCCAGCCAAACAAACAAGCGATGAAGCCAGACGCAATTCACACACTGGAGCACTTATTGGCATTCAATATCCGTACACATGCGGAAAAGTACAGCCATTTTGATATCATCGACATTTCTCCAATGGGCTGCCAAACTGGTTACTATTTAGTGGTAAGCGGCGAGCCGACAGTAGATGAAATTGTTGACTTGATGGAAGACACGTTAAAGGATGCTGTTCAGATTGTAGAAATTCCGGCAGCCAATGAAAAACAATGCGGTCAAGCAAAGCTTCACGATCTTGAGGGAGCAAAACGATTGATGAAATTCTGGTTAGAGCAGGATAAAGAAGATTTGAAAAAAGTATTCGGATAA
- the yidD gene encoding membrane protein insertion efficiency factor YidD: MKHVFLFIIRFYRKFISPLTPPTCRFYPTCSHYGMEAIGRFGAIKGGWLTIKRILKCHPFHPGGIDHVPEKKEKR; this comes from the coding sequence ATGAAACATGTCTTTTTATTCATCATTCGTTTTTATAGAAAATTCATTTCCCCCTTAACCCCTCCAACTTGCCGATTTTACCCGACGTGTTCCCATTATGGAATGGAAGCGATTGGACGTTTTGGAGCAATTAAAGGCGGTTGGCTGACGATAAAAAGAATTCTAAAATGCCACCCATTTCATCCTGGTGGCATCGATCATGTTCCGGAAAAGAAGGAAAAACGTTAA
- a CDS encoding carbonic anhydrase — protein sequence MKLLDEILEHNSDFVEKEEYIQYQTTKFPDKKLVVLSCMDTRLMDLLPKAMNLKHGDMKIVKNAGAIVSHPFGSIMRSILVAVFELNADEVLVVGHHDCGMGKINPEGMREKMEARGVTKEKIDDLKYAGIDVKGFLKGFDSVEESVRESVDMIANHPLMPDGVPVHGLVIDPHTGKLDLVVDGYEQN from the coding sequence ATGAAGTTACTGGATGAAATTTTAGAACATAATTCGGATTTTGTAGAAAAAGAGGAGTATATTCAATACCAAACCACCAAATTTCCTGATAAAAAATTAGTGGTTTTATCATGCATGGATACAAGGCTGATGGACCTTTTGCCAAAAGCGATGAACCTAAAGCATGGGGATATGAAAATCGTAAAGAATGCCGGAGCGATTGTATCGCACCCTTTTGGAAGTATCATGAGAAGTATATTGGTGGCAGTGTTTGAGCTTAATGCAGATGAAGTATTGGTTGTTGGTCATCACGATTGCGGAATGGGAAAAATCAATCCCGAGGGCATGCGTGAAAAGATGGAAGCAAGGGGAGTAACGAAAGAAAAAATTGATGACTTGAAATATGCAGGCATTGATGTAAAAGGATTCTTAAAAGGGTTTGATAGTGTGGAGGAAAGCGTTAGGGAGAGTGTGGATATGATTGCAAACCATCCACTTATGCCAGACGGGGTACCTGTGCATGGATTGGTCATCGACCCGCACACAGGTAAACTGGATCTTGTTGTTGATGGGTATGAACAAAATTAA
- a CDS encoding GTP-binding protein, which yields MKKKIPVTVLSGYLGAGKTTLLNHILSNREGLKIAVIVNDMSEVNVDAALIHQGGFSRTEEKLIEMQNGCICCTLREDLMKEVERLVDEGNIDYIVIESSGISEPIPVAQTFTYLDEEFEIDLTEKCRLDAMITVVDGFRFYDDYQSGESLLDRKQGTDESDIREISDLLIDQIEFADILLLNKTDLLDPRYVVELEALLRKLNPDAKIIKTVNSEVELTSILNTGLFDFEKASQAAGWIKELNEEHTPETEEYGISSFVYRRKKPFHPERFKNWLDNWPENIVRAKGFFWLASRNDMAGLISQAGASIMIQGAGEWVASYSEEAKKLTLEEEPELLERWDETYGDRMTELVFIGIEMDQKQIERSLDTCLLTEKEMNEDWSNLPDPVPAFIVD from the coding sequence ATGAAGAAGAAGATACCTGTAACGGTACTAAGTGGTTATCTTGGTGCAGGAAAAACAACACTGTTAAATCATATCTTATCAAATAGAGAAGGTTTGAAAATTGCGGTAATCGTAAACGATATGAGTGAAGTTAATGTGGACGCGGCACTGATCCATCAAGGGGGATTCTCCAGAACCGAAGAAAAGTTGATAGAAATGCAAAACGGCTGTATCTGCTGCACATTGCGGGAAGACCTAATGAAGGAAGTAGAGCGCCTTGTTGATGAAGGCAACATCGACTATATCGTTATCGAGTCCTCCGGGATAAGTGAACCAATTCCTGTTGCCCAAACCTTTACTTACTTAGATGAGGAATTTGAGATTGACCTAACAGAAAAGTGCCGCTTGGATGCGATGATTACCGTAGTAGATGGATTCCGCTTCTATGATGACTATCAATCCGGAGAAAGCCTTCTAGATCGAAAACAAGGAACGGACGAATCGGATATCCGAGAAATTTCTGACCTTTTAATTGATCAAATTGAATTTGCCGACATCCTTTTATTAAACAAAACAGACTTACTAGATCCCCGATATGTAGTTGAATTGGAGGCGCTGTTAAGAAAATTAAATCCAGATGCCAAGATTATTAAAACGGTTAATAGTGAAGTAGAGCTAACGTCCATCTTAAATACAGGGCTGTTCGATTTTGAAAAAGCAAGCCAAGCTGCTGGTTGGATCAAGGAATTGAACGAAGAGCACACCCCTGAAACCGAAGAATATGGAATATCCTCTTTCGTATACCGCCGCAAGAAACCATTTCACCCCGAACGATTCAAGAACTGGCTCGATAACTGGCCTGAAAACATTGTCCGTGCGAAAGGCTTCTTCTGGCTTGCTTCAAGAAATGATATGGCTGGATTGATTTCCCAAGCTGGTGCATCCATTATGATTCAAGGTGCTGGAGAATGGGTCGCAAGCTACAGTGAAGAGGCGAAAAAGCTAACATTGGAAGAAGAACCAGAATTACTGGAAAGATGGGACGAAACATATGGAGATAGAATGACAGAACTTGTATTCATCGGCATTGAAATGGACCAAAAGCAAATTGAACGCTCATTGGACACTTGTCTCCTAACAGAAAAAGAAATGAACGAGGACTGGTCCAACCTCCCAGACCCAGTACCTGCTTTTATAGTAGACTAA
- a CDS encoding zinc ABC transporter substrate-binding protein: MKTKSIFIAMMLVVFTFLVGCNSDNQASDGSEKLNVYTTIFPLEDFTKKIGGEHVEVTSVYPPGADAHTFEPSTRTMSEMASADAFIYSGVGAEGFADKAKGVLENEDVKVVAAGHGIELRSEDDHDHEEEAHGDDHDHEHEEEAHGDDHDHDHEEEAHSDDHDHEHEEEAHGDDHDHDHEEEAHSDDHDHEHEEEAHGDDHDHEHEEEAHNDDHDHEHEEDGHEGHDHSDGDPHVWLDPTLSITLAENIKKALVELKPEAKEDFEANFEKLKADLEELDAEFKETVDTANTNKILVSHAAYGYWEHRYGLEQISVTGLSPTQEPSQKQLTEIINTAKENEIKYVIFDQNISGKIAEVVKNEIKAEALVLHNLEAVTEEDVNNEEDYFSLMRQNLETLQKALN; the protein is encoded by the coding sequence ATGAAAACTAAATCTATTTTTATCGCAATGATGTTAGTAGTTTTTACATTCCTTGTTGGATGTAATTCAGATAACCAGGCTTCTGACGGCAGCGAAAAGCTAAATGTCTATACGACCATCTTCCCGTTGGAGGACTTTACAAAGAAAATTGGTGGTGAACATGTTGAGGTAACTTCCGTGTACCCACCTGGTGCCGATGCACATACTTTTGAACCTTCAACAAGAACGATGAGTGAAATGGCTTCAGCTGATGCTTTCATCTACTCAGGAGTTGGAGCGGAAGGATTTGCTGATAAGGCAAAAGGCGTTTTAGAAAACGAGGACGTAAAGGTTGTTGCGGCTGGTCATGGTATTGAGCTTCGTAGTGAGGATGATCACGATCATGAGGAAGAAGCTCACGGTGACGATCATGACCACGAGCATGAGGAAGAAGCCCACGGTGACGATCATGACCACGATCATGAGGAAGAAGCTCACAGTGACGACCATGATCACGAGCATGAGGAAGAAGCTCACGGTGACGATCATGACCACGATCATGAGGAAGAAGCTCACAGTGACGACCATGATCACGAGCATGAGGAAGAAGCTCACGGTGATGACCATGACCACGAGCATGAGGAAGAAGCTCACAATGACGACCACGATCACGAGCATGAAGAAGATGGACACGAAGGTCACGACCATTCTGATGGAGACCCTCATGTATGGTTAGATCCAACTCTTTCCATTACTCTTGCTGAAAATATTAAAAAAGCTCTTGTTGAGTTAAAGCCAGAAGCAAAAGAGGACTTTGAGGCAAATTTCGAAAAACTGAAAGCCGACCTCGAAGAATTAGATGCAGAATTCAAGGAAACAGTCGATACTGCAAACACGAACAAAATATTAGTTTCCCATGCAGCATACGGTTACTGGGAGCACCGCTATGGATTGGAACAGATTAGCGTAACTGGCTTATCTCCAACCCAGGAGCCTTCTCAAAAACAACTGACTGAAATAATCAATACTGCAAAAGAAAATGAGATCAAATATGTCATCTTTGATCAGAACATCAGCGGCAAAATTGCAGAAGTCGTGAAGAATGAGATAAAGGCTGAAGCACTAGTACTTCATAATTTAGAGGCAGTGACAGAAGAAGATGTTAATAACGAGGAAGATTATTTCAGCTTGATGCGTCAGAACTTAGAGACGTTGCAGAAGGCTTTGAATTAA
- a CDS encoding zinc-dependent alcohol dehydrogenase family protein translates to MDAKCIKFYEFGSPKDVLKVEYKAIEPPKDNEVLVRMLARPINPSDLIPIRGSYSHRISLPIIPGYEGVGIVEEIGPLVSKNLIGKRVLPLRGEGTWQEFVKTSVEYAVCIPDTIDDFTAAQMYINPLTAWVVCTEVLKLRPNDVLLVNACGSAIGHIFAQLSKVLGFKLIAVTRNNKHTKGLLHLGASFVIDTSKNLLYETVMELTNGMGADAAIDSVGGSSGNELAFCVHPKGDFLTIGLLSGVQVNWADIINKAKVKANMFHLRNWNKNVSTDKWQETFDHLITLIKDNQLRLMTTDSHYDLLEVKEAVSVVESSKKGKGKIFLTS, encoded by the coding sequence TTGGATGCAAAATGTATTAAATTCTACGAATTCGGTAGTCCTAAAGATGTGCTAAAAGTTGAATATAAAGCTATTGAACCACCAAAAGATAATGAAGTTCTTGTGCGTATGTTAGCTCGTCCAATAAATCCCTCTGATTTAATACCGATTAGAGGATCATATTCTCACAGAATTTCTTTACCTATTATTCCGGGGTATGAAGGAGTTGGAATTGTAGAAGAAATAGGTCCCTTAGTTTCTAAAAATCTTATTGGTAAACGTGTATTACCTTTACGAGGGGAAGGTACGTGGCAAGAATTCGTTAAAACATCAGTAGAATATGCAGTTTGCATACCTGATACTATTGATGATTTTACGGCAGCACAGATGTATATAAATCCGCTTACAGCATGGGTGGTTTGTACAGAAGTATTAAAATTAAGACCGAATGATGTTTTATTGGTTAATGCGTGCGGATCTGCAATTGGTCACATTTTTGCTCAATTATCGAAGGTTTTAGGGTTTAAATTGATTGCAGTTACTAGAAATAATAAACATACAAAGGGATTACTACATCTAGGTGCTTCTTTTGTAATTGATACATCCAAAAATCTACTCTATGAAACGGTTATGGAATTAACAAATGGAATGGGTGCAGATGCTGCTATTGATTCTGTTGGAGGGTCATCTGGAAACGAATTAGCTTTTTGTGTCCATCCTAAAGGGGATTTTTTAACCATCGGTCTTTTATCAGGAGTACAGGTAAACTGGGCAGATATTATAAATAAAGCAAAAGTGAAGGCTAATATGTTCCATTTACGGAATTGGAATAAGAATGTCTCAACAGATAAATGGCAAGAAACATTCGATCATTTGATAACATTAATAAAGGATAACCAATTAAGACTAATGACGACAGATTCTCATTACGATTTGTTAGAAGTAAAAGAAGCTGTTAGTGTTGTTGAATCTTCTAAAAAAGGTAAAGGGAAAATTTTTTTGACAAGCTGA
- a CDS encoding DinB family protein: protein MNSIDLITLNFNEVRRRSIKVWTSIPDEMLYWKPDDKALNCLEMIRHVLESEHYYHLAIKNRASLSEFDSPFADRPFKSVNTELEFAEPYRKQFMTTIKSFSEEDLSNIKIDRSESGYIRELGDMLLRIAYHESVHTGQLLDYLRTADIPRVRIWD, encoded by the coding sequence ATGAATTCAATTGATTTAATTACATTAAATTTCAATGAAGTTAGAAGAAGAAGCATAAAAGTCTGGACCTCTATTCCTGATGAAATGCTCTATTGGAAGCCAGATGATAAAGCATTGAACTGCTTAGAAATGATTAGGCATGTACTAGAAAGTGAACATTATTATCACCTAGCTATAAAAAATCGAGCTAGTTTATCCGAATTCGATTCACCTTTTGCCGATCGTCCTTTTAAATCTGTAAATACAGAATTAGAATTTGCAGAACCTTATCGAAAACAGTTCATGACTACTATTAAGTCGTTTTCGGAAGAGGATTTAAGTAATATTAAAATTGATCGCTCAGAGTCAGGTTATATAAGAGAACTTGGTGATATGCTTTTACGAATTGCTTATCATGAATCAGTTCATACTGGTCAGTTATTAGATTATTTAAGAACAGCAGATATTCCAAGGGTCCGTATCTGGGATTAA
- a CDS encoding MFS transporter, with protein MGAIKSLREVPLPLWILFTNTFTMAIGFFMLIPLLALHLLDHLALGATLVGLIIGVRSFCQQGLMVLGGFISDRVSYKYVICSGVLVRASGFILFGFVEGPLLLVLAAVLSGLGGALFHPSSFSFYTVLSNDKNRSLIYSIREMLSNTGFVLGPVIGAFLLTYDFQWVCLFAGGMFIIVFLLTLLGLPNLNNSAESKPLIENTSLILSNKVYVHFCLKMIGVWFLVVQLYLAVPVKVQLLGLEQGKIGIIYTTGAFVVVCTQVPAIHKLGKHISTTGLLRLGTALITLGLVLIGWSSNFYFLCMGVITFSMGQMFIQPMISKRIAELAPLSHIGSFYGFNGLALAVGGLFGNMLGGFLFDYSVRTEISWLPWLVFMMVGGLALWKRVVH; from the coding sequence ATTGGAGCTATTAAAAGTCTAAGAGAAGTCCCATTACCTCTTTGGATCCTTTTTACCAATACGTTCACCATGGCTATCGGTTTCTTTATGCTCATTCCTCTACTTGCATTGCATCTACTGGATCATTTAGCTTTAGGTGCTACTTTGGTTGGGTTAATTATCGGAGTCAGAAGCTTTTGCCAACAGGGACTCATGGTCTTAGGCGGTTTCATTTCCGATAGGGTAAGCTACAAATATGTGATTTGCTCTGGAGTTCTAGTTCGTGCCAGTGGTTTTATCCTGTTCGGTTTTGTGGAAGGACCCTTGCTATTAGTCCTGGCTGCTGTATTATCAGGACTTGGTGGTGCTCTGTTTCACCCTTCCAGCTTTTCATTTTATACAGTCCTTTCCAACGATAAGAACCGATCATTGATTTATTCAATCAGGGAGATGCTCAGTAATACAGGTTTTGTACTTGGTCCGGTAATAGGAGCATTTTTGCTTACTTACGATTTCCAATGGGTATGCCTATTTGCTGGGGGGATGTTTATCATCGTCTTTTTACTCACACTACTTGGCTTGCCCAACCTCAACAATAGTGCTGAGAGCAAGCCATTAATAGAAAATACATCCTTAATTTTGTCTAATAAAGTGTATGTACATTTTTGTCTGAAGATGATCGGGGTTTGGTTTCTAGTTGTTCAGCTTTATCTGGCCGTCCCGGTGAAAGTACAACTGCTAGGTCTGGAGCAAGGTAAGATAGGGATCATTTATACTACTGGTGCGTTTGTTGTAGTGTGTACACAAGTACCTGCCATTCACAAATTAGGGAAACATATTTCCACCACTGGTTTGCTCAGGCTAGGGACTGCCTTGATTACTCTGGGTCTTGTTTTAATAGGATGGTCGTCTAATTTTTATTTCTTGTGTATGGGTGTTATCACATTCAGCATGGGCCAAATGTTCATTCAACCCATGATTAGCAAGCGAATAGCTGAACTTGCACCATTAAGCCATATTGGTTCCTTCTATGGTTTCAATGGTTTGGCTCTGGCAGTTGGTGGTTTATTCGGAAACATGCTAGGCGGGTTTCTCTTTGACTATTCTGTGAGAACGGAAATTTCATGGTTACCTTGGTTGGTGTTTATGATGGTTGGAGGTTTGGCTTTATGGAAGCGTGTCGTTCATTAA
- a CDS encoding right-handed parallel beta-helix repeat-containing protein, with translation MKRLKLKSCLLCLVLLIGCLGQEYGLLSEVKAMEGPVNYEVMEVIASEHDGNVPENTIDDDLSTRWSAQGVGQWIQFDLGAAKEIGYLGIAFHSGDVRTTTIDIEVSLNPHDGWTKVVDKQSSSGDSVNLEAFDFDNLEGRYIRITSYGNSVNAWNSMTAVHVYAPYEEGPLVKELKAVFPGPDPDAAPFTKPGLVYPDGTAYLPHSSNEVTGSTFNVIDFGADPRDNAHDDLPAILQAIETAKVGDEVYFPAGVYHLRSTMPNDGTSHLYLKDGVNLRGESQDSVNLISHFNAKESPNSKVITSYGKQNVLISNMTISSSFDGIFSEDPSINNPERGGPAYGIFIADYASKPSQHITISHVTVEKFQRMGVRIEKSSKNIVEHSTFRNATDVGGGGAGYGISIQGIQGIHRLGHANDTYFNVVRNNSFEGPYMRHGTLIQNFAHNNLITDNLYRGNIHDAIDLHGQGEYLNEIRLNNIDGVPRGGIGVGNTGGTAPNSHSASGPGNFIHQNTLKNTRDGITVIMGSPDTVIENNHIVNTGTPANAKGIYLLNAPRTIVKDNKIINNSAPGFWAIVVAEDFGDRNNQNKGAGIPEDIMISNNKIINNQNGIKLEAGRNITLEENKIVKTKEIDFLSLLDNADEEEELFGRILFPSDDALVDIERPESNYGILHQELIDNDESDKNYFRYFNIKRNSDGSKGRVGFYKFNFEERQSTERATFSLTGKTGSNTESVKLEVYGILNNDWNERALVWNNAPNLNQNKVEVTGVAETAFHLGTFIIDSPTEKRFTLNVSDFVKQHAGQGEVSFLVVDVEGQNGNVNIYSKEEANSNRWPQLFIETKE, from the coding sequence ATGAAGAGACTCAAGCTGAAAAGTTGCTTGTTATGTTTGGTTCTATTGATTGGTTGTCTTGGTCAGGAATATGGCCTCCTTTCTGAAGTAAAGGCAATGGAGGGTCCTGTCAATTATGAAGTGATGGAGGTCATTGCAAGTGAGCATGATGGGAACGTACCGGAAAATACGATTGATGATGACCTTTCAACACGATGGTCAGCACAAGGGGTGGGCCAGTGGATTCAATTTGACTTAGGGGCTGCCAAAGAGATTGGCTATCTTGGAATAGCCTTTCATAGTGGAGATGTGCGTACGACCACGATAGATATCGAAGTGTCGTTAAATCCTCATGACGGATGGACGAAGGTGGTAGACAAACAATCGAGCAGCGGAGACTCTGTTAATCTAGAGGCGTTCGATTTTGACAATTTAGAGGGTAGATATATCCGTATTACTTCGTATGGTAATTCAGTGAATGCTTGGAATAGCATGACCGCGGTACATGTATATGCTCCATATGAAGAAGGTCCGTTAGTTAAGGAGTTAAAGGCGGTTTTCCCTGGCCCTGACCCAGATGCTGCACCATTTACAAAACCTGGGCTTGTTTATCCGGATGGCACGGCATACTTACCACACTCTTCCAATGAGGTGACAGGTTCAACCTTTAATGTGATAGATTTTGGAGCGGATCCGAGAGATAATGCCCACGATGATCTCCCTGCCATTCTTCAGGCGATAGAGACAGCGAAAGTAGGGGATGAGGTTTATTTCCCTGCAGGGGTCTATCACTTGCGAAGCACGATGCCAAATGATGGGACATCACATCTTTACCTGAAAGACGGAGTGAACCTTCGCGGTGAATCTCAGGACTCGGTGAATTTGATTTCCCATTTTAATGCTAAGGAATCACCTAATAGTAAAGTAATTACGTCTTATGGAAAACAAAACGTATTAATATCGAACATGACCATCTCCTCAAGCTTTGATGGGATATTTTCAGAAGATCCTTCCATCAATAATCCTGAACGTGGAGGCCCTGCCTATGGAATTTTTATAGCTGATTATGCAAGCAAACCATCTCAGCATATTACCATTTCACATGTAACTGTAGAGAAGTTCCAACGGATGGGTGTACGTATTGAAAAGAGCAGTAAAAATATTGTCGAGCATTCCACCTTCCGCAATGCCACGGATGTTGGAGGGGGTGGAGCAGGGTATGGTATTTCGATTCAGGGTATCCAAGGGATCCATCGACTTGGGCATGCCAATGATACGTATTTCAATGTCGTAAGGAACAACAGCTTTGAAGGTCCGTATATGCGCCATGGAACACTTATCCAGAATTTTGCCCACAACAATCTTATTACCGACAATCTGTATAGGGGAAATATACACGATGCCATAGATTTGCACGGACAAGGAGAATATTTAAACGAGATCAGACTTAATAATATTGACGGTGTTCCAAGAGGCGGCATTGGAGTTGGAAACACTGGCGGGACCGCCCCGAACAGCCATTCCGCCTCAGGACCTGGAAACTTCATCCATCAAAATACATTGAAAAATACCAGGGATGGAATTACGGTCATCATGGGCTCACCGGATACAGTCATCGAGAACAATCACATCGTTAACACCGGAACACCAGCAAACGCAAAAGGCATTTATCTTTTGAATGCCCCTAGAACAATTGTGAAAGACAATAAGATCATCAATAATTCCGCACCTGGTTTTTGGGCTATTGTAGTTGCTGAAGATTTTGGTGACCGGAACAATCAAAATAAAGGAGCGGGAATCCCAGAGGATATCATGATTTCGAACAACAAGATTATCAACAACCAAAATGGTATCAAGCTAGAAGCGGGTAGAAACATTACACTGGAAGAGAACAAAATAGTTAAAACAAAGGAAATTGACTTTCTTTCGTTGCTTGACAATGCCGATGAGGAAGAAGAGCTATTTGGGAGGATTCTGTTTCCTTCCGATGATGCCCTGGTCGATATTGAACGACCTGAAAGCAATTATGGCATCCTACATCAGGAACTTATTGATAATGATGAATCAGATAAAAACTATTTCAGGTATTTCAACATAAAACGGAACAGTGACGGTTCAAAGGGACGGGTCGGTTTTTATAAATTTAATTTCGAAGAGAGACAATCAACGGAAAGAGCTACTTTTTCTTTAACAGGTAAAACGGGAAGTAATACCGAATCTGTCAAATTAGAAGTCTATGGAATTTTAAATAATGACTGGAATGAAAGAGCCTTAGTCTGGAATAATGCACCAAATCTAAATCAGAACAAGGTCGAGGTAACTGGTGTAGCTGAGACTGCCTTTCACCTTGGTACCTTCATCATAGATTCTCCGACAGAAAAGAGGTTTACGCTTAATGTCAGTGATTTTGTTAAGCAGCATGCAGGGCAGGGAGAAGTAAGCTTTCTAGTGGTAGACGTGGAGGGCCAGAATGGGAATGTGAATATCTACTCCAAAGAGGAAGCTAATTCCAATAGATGGCCTCAGTTGTTCATCGAGACAAAGGAATAA